The genomic window GTACTGGCGGGGGAGCTTTAGGGGGTTAAGTACTTCGGAAGAATCCCTCTTTTCTGAATGGCAGTTCGATCGGATTTACCCCTTACCATATCAATCCCAATAACCCAGATAGGAGGAGGGAGAATTTGAATGCTTAGAAAGTGCTAATTCGGAGATAGCATACAATTGGATTACTTTTTAACCAGAACCAGATAACATTATCCTACATTTTGATTTGGTTATAAATACAATTGGAAACTACACTACAATCCTCTAAAACAATCtagtcattttatttttaacattttattagATCTGTGAGTTTATATTCTAGTGTATAGTACTTCTGCTAAGTGACCTGGAGGGAGGTAAGACTGGTCATACAAGTCTCGTGATTAGGGGCTGTGTCCTGGGAATTGTTTTAACCTAAAGATGCATTTGCCCATTCTTAGCAGCTTAAGCAAATTACTTGTTTGAGCCAGCTTTCAGAACATCTCTCTACTTGGAGAATTAGAAGTAAAACACtggccaaaaaagaaaaaaggaaacaaaaagaaaaaaaaaaagtattagagTTTCTTGCTGGAGCGGAAGAAGAAGTGGGGCTACTGGAATACCAAAGTAGAAGATTTAATTTGGAACTTCTGCTTCTAGCTACATTGTAAGCTGCTTAGGAAATTTTGTTGAACAATCTATTATTCTTGAACGACTGCACTCAGCTTAAATGTAGAATTCCCAGCAGGGCCAGTCCTGAATAGCGTGTTTTTAAATCACTATTGCTGCAATGGTCCGTTACCCAGCTATAGTATTTCACTATTTTGAACTCTGCTTTGCTACCATAACTTGGTTTTGTCTGTTTAGTACAAGAGATTGCTTCACCTAAGGGAATTCTTGGTTTgactaaggccctgtttggatacaGGAATATCTTATTTGTTATATCCTTTTGATTTACTCAAGAAGCATGCAGTATTTGATAGATGAGGAGTTTGATCAAATGTTTAAGATGAATACCATATTGGACCTTCAAGTTGTTTTTTGGACCAAATCCTAGATGCTAAGACTCTTCAAGGAGTAAAAATCAAACAACTAACTTCCAATACACAAGAAAATCTTTATATGGAATAAGTTATCATTGGATATCTTATTCCGATATTTAAACAAGGCCTAAGTGCAATTCTACTGTAGCTGAGATTAGTAAGGGTAGAAACATTTGTTCTTCCATCGACCATGATGATTTGTGTAAATCCCATAAGGTGACTTTGGACTTTCCAAAGGGTTTCTAGGAATCGATCCCATGAGTAGGCAATGAATCTCCAAGCATTGTCGTGTTTGATGGCAAAACTAATGTTTGTACTCTCTCTAGAGTTActgctagaaatgtgaatcaactaggattcgaacttgggacctcgggtatcaaccaccaagtcctttgccacttgctctagggacggtcggttctcTAGAGTCACTGCTGAAATGTAAATACATTAGTACAAATGCTCCCTTAACATGCTTTTCTAATTTCTGACTTGCCAATTAATTTCGCCGTCCATGGCTTCTGAAAATGGCAGTTCTGTTTCTGATTGCTTCAACTTTAGGGTCATTCACCTAAAACATCATTTTTGTCGACATTTGTAGATGATCAATGAAACATAGGACCCTGATCATTTGGTGCCTTATTAATCTATTGACTAATCAGCATGAGGACTTCTTTTGTGTAGGCAATCCCAGGAGTTCCTGCTATACCAGACGGTTATAATCCAGCAACTTGGATGCTTGAAGTCAGTACACAAGCATGTGAAGAAAGGCTTGGTCTAGACTTTGCTACTGTATATAGAAACTCAGACCAGTTCAGGTGATTCTTTACTTACTAACATCAATAATTTTTGATCCTCCTTACTGTAACATTTATGTAATTGAATTAGCTCATCACAACTCAAAAGAAATTGTTTCTTGTGTCAGGGAAGTTGATGCTTTAATTCAAGAATTAAGTATTCCTCCTACTGGCACAGAACCTTTGAAATTCTCTTCAGAATTTCCACAGGATAGTTTAACTCAATTCAAAGTCTGCTATCAGAAACAAAATCTTATATACTGGAGAAGTCCACAATACAATGTTGTGCGGTTATTCTTCACAACAATGGCTGCTTTGATTTTTGGTTCAATCTTTTGGAATGTTGGTTCAAAAAGGTATTCTGAATGTCATGCTTTTGTTTACTTCATTTTATTGAAGTTGCTAcctctatttctatttttttgacttgattattttcttttatacttattttctgtttcttctcttgctTATTTTGATCATTTACTTTACACTGCTGTCACCTTGTTGCTTCATTTCTCAAATTTACTTCTTGATCTATTCTCAACTTTTATGTCGTAAGTAAATTGGTAAAAACTGAAAAGAAAACTCAAAATGactctttttattaaataaatcatACATTGGTTAATAATTTAGATTGCTTGGCGAAGTTAGTGTTAGACTTCCCACTTTTCTCCTCCCATTCTATAAAATGATTGCTGTCTATTTGGAGTCCATTATCCATTTGGAACTGCAACTCTTTTGCAGGGAAACAACACAGGACTTGTTTGTTGTTATGGGGGCTCTTTATGCTGCATGCCTATTTCTTGGAGTAAATAATTCTTCATCTGTACAGCCTGTGGTATCAGTTGAGAGGACAGTGTACTATAGAGAAACAGCAGCTAGAATGTATTCTTCATTTCCATATGCAGCAGCACAGGTTAGTACAAATGTGTGGGCAAATTCTGTTAATTTCTTTAATTACTACCTAACAATTAGTACTTTTCTCTCACATAAGCAGGGGCTTGTGGAGATCCCTTACATTGTCGCACAAACATTAATATTTGGTACCATTACGTACTTCATGGTCAATTATGAAAGGGCAATAAGTAAGAGCCAACCTATTTTCATATTAGAGTTTTATGTCCTTAAAATATTTGCAATGTTGAAGGAAAAAGCTATTTTTTTGAATAGATAGCCTACCTTTTTATACTTACATTCTTTGCTGTGTTAAATTTTGCTGGCATATGGTATACCTTCAAATCCTTAACCTTGAATGCTCAATGTGGATTCTGATGCAGGTAAATTTCTGCTATACCTTGTTTTCATGTTCTTGACATTTGCATACTTTACATTCTATGGAATGATGGCTATCGGCTTGACTCCATCTCAGCATCTAGCAGCTGTTGTCTCATCAGCTTTCTATTCCTTATGGAACCTTTTATCTGGTTTTCTGGTTCCTAAACCTGTAAGTTGCACAAAATCCTTATTAAAGGTTTTGCTTCTCTaagttttttgatttttcagATGGTTTGCTCAAATCCCACGCCCAGGTAAACAATATTCTGCTTCTATTCAGTGTTTTTGCAAGCTATGATGTGAAAACAATGATATTTTACACAGCAGTTACTGATGATATAATTGTTTCATCTCTTTTTGAGCTGGatggtcatatatatatatatagagagagagagagagagagagaattgcgctcctatgcttttaaaagtagttattggtgcttgtaggtttgTAGCTCTTGGATTAAGAGGTGTGCGggtaggatgatagtggtcccctagggttaagtgggtggttggttgaatagtataatttaataggtggaaatgatcaaagggttaaatctaacggtgaaaaagttACAAACATAAAGTGAACCTTAGGTAAAAGAACTCTCGGCTGAAGATTCCTGTCCTTTATCGGATtatggactctctctctctctctctctatacatatatatatagaactagattggaatactatcaatagcaccaagttgttggtgctattagttttttagtcattggattgagaaatgtgtggttagaatgatgtggaccccctagggttgagtgggtggttggttgaatagtataatctaacgggtaaaaataatcaaagtggttaatctaacggcagaaaacttgatagcaccaagtgcttggtgctatcgatagcatagcagccggactctctctctctctctctctctctctctctctctctatatatatatatatatatatatatattaagcaaCTGGGCAATTCAATACTTGTATATATTAAGCAACTAGGCAATTCAATACTATCTAATAAGTAAGGATTTAACTGCTGTGGCACGGGATCGTACCGAAAACTTGCTAGCACGGTACGACATGATGCGTGCAGAACCGTGCTGATGCGTGctagtcacaaaaaatataagtGCGTCGACATATAATGGCAtaaactatttattttctttagcaacaaaatactctaactgtttattatgtatttttattaaatattttgaactttatagaaaaaaaaatacttactaatttaaagaataaaaggtTTTGAATGATGCAATCGGCACGAGGGTTGTACGTGCCAATTGACATGACACGACACGGTGGATACGACCCATGCCGACGAGCATCTAAATCCTTGCTAACAAATACcaaattgttgattttttttttctctgcagAACATCCCTGGTTGGTGGATATGGTTTTATTATGTGTGCCCAGTAGCGTGGACCCTACGAGGTATTATTACATCGCAGTTAGGTGATGTGGAGACCAGATTACTTGGGCCTGGTTTTGATGGCACAGTAAAGGAGTATCTGCAGCACTACCTTGGCTTTGAATCTGGAATGACGGGCGTTACCATATTGGTCCTTGCAGGATTCTCCCTGTTTTTCTTTAGTGTATATGCTGCTTCCATCAAATACATCAACTATCAGAAACGGTGACTCCCTGTCTTGGCCGACTGGCGATAAACATGTAAGCAGATATGATCAGATACTTGCGCAGTGACTTTACCGCCAGCTATCATCAACTGATCATGAATTTGTGTAGAGAAATGCTTATCGTGAGATTGCGGGTGATTTTATCTGACTAACAAGCAACCCTGCAACTGGCAAGTTAAAAGCAGTAGCGCGaacctttttttccccttcagtTTTATattaaacataatattttttatatcaaaagcTTTCATTCATTTTTATAGATTTCTATTAGATTTAGAATAATGGCTTTTAGGATATAAGATTGTCCTGCATGTGCTTTTGACATCGGTATagggaaaaaaatattgaattgaatatatattatgCTCAAGTGGTATATtcataattctctttctttttttctttttctttttcttttttttttttgttacttgcGCAATACTATAGAAccattataaattttaaaacttatacaatttagtaatattacaaaatttaatcttATATGGTATATTCTGACACATAATACTAAATTAAGTTATCATTCTACAATCCTATTTAAGTCAATCTACATTCAAATTATTTAACGAacttaaatttatgaatataagttatttttataaattagtcGTACAGTAAATTAAGACAGTGAAATCAACTGAAGAATTTTGATGTTTGTGCTTTCTATGCGATTAGCACTCAGCAGGAGcccctcttttctttctctctctctctctctctctctctctctccctgcgCGCCGCATCCTGTTACCTCGGACTCAGATCTAccgtaaataaaattttaaattttattaactaaaaTCACTTAGTTATaaaataccatatatatatatagagagagagagagagagtccggctgggtgGTTTTTTGAGTAAGTGTTTATAGAATCTTCTCCTCTCTGAAGAAATGATTCATCGAAATAATGAGTCACCTTCATCTAAGgatcgaaaatctaatagcaccgaTAGCTTGGTATTATCAGTAGCACGGATCAATGAtgcgacttccaaatcgacgataagtttcgttagacttgatttacactattaaaagtatttgaaaactaaattttataattttttgacatcatttggctagtgatcaaaagatctcaaaattgacaatattaatgatagatgtgatgcgtttgtgaatttaacggtgtaaaacaatcaaaatttaatgaaatttttacatgaattttttttcactatttagatcttaaattcaaatcttttatcattattttttatgaaatttttattttcagtcgttcatttttagagaacttgtttgataggtaaatgatactgaaaaattatgaaatttaattttcaaatacttttaatagtgtagatcaagtctaacagagccgatcgtcgatttggaagtcacatcattgaaaacaacttggtagtacagaggccttcgtgctaccgatagtattccagcctagctctctctctctctctctatagtatatatatatatatatatacacacacacatatgtgAACTAGATTagaatattatcaatagcacccagctattggtgctattagttttttagtgtcattggattgagaaatatgtggttagttgtgttggcttaaatgggccagcatcctgccctgtggcgggaggccatgtgggccgagtcatgttcgaaatgacgtgaggctgggttgggccgagtcatgttcgaagtggcgtgaggccaggtgggccgaatCATAATCAAGACCCGTGGGCGCtatttctgtacgctttaagtgaattggttgcgtatttctaacagctcgagcttttggaattaatggttagcgccaacgatccgacaagttgttgttttttttcattttttttaaaaagacacttttttccttctttttttttggccaatttgcataaaaaattcacaaattttgagtttttgcaaaactgggcccttttttcgattttgcatattcggtccgaattttcagtaaactaaccaaaatacctttattactttttctcttttctcttttttttttttttttttcttctctcgttcatttttttctctctccaaaaaaggCAGCGGAGGCAGAGACGGAAGAGGAAACgacccgcctcgcctctcaccctcatgccctTGCCTTCCCTCGCGCACACCTAGCCTTCCTTGCCTCTGACCTCGCCAAGGCTGCATCacgactatttttttttccctctccgaccCTTCTCCACCGTCTTCGACAACGACGTCTCTCTCGCCTTTTCTCGCCCTTCCTCGCCCTTCtcgccctctccttctccttgctctTGCGCCTCCTCCGCTGCCTCCGACGTCGATGCTTCTCCACCGACGCCGACAACGACGCCACGGAGGTCGCTACGGCACTACAGCCTTGGAGCGGTGTTGTCGCCGGTGGGTCCTTAGCGGTGTTGTCGCCGGTGCCGTGGCCGTTGGCGGAgaggcgtgacaaaaaaaaatatagaaaaatgaagaagaaaaaaaaattaaggtaaaaaattatagaaggaagatgaagataaaattatattgttaaaataaaattacactattttaaaaaaaaattgcagtattttaaataaaaattatactctttaaggCAGAAATTAGACTCTTTGGAATGATTTATACTTTTTAGCacaaagttgcactctttaggTGAAATTCACACgatttctcttttcctttttcttcctccAATTTACActaattttctttctcttcatcttcttcctccttcctcTTCACTTTCTCCCTCCAAATTTCCTGCTGAGGTAATGATAAAAGCCCGTCGATGTAACTCCCACCAACACATTATTCACGGTCTAGTAGTAAACAAAGAAGAGATCAATCAAAATTTGGATTAATCGCCACGCATTCATCGATCACCAACAAAATTCGCAGTAAAAAGTAAAAGCCCTAGATTGAGAGGGTGATGGATGGGAGAGGGAAGGGGAGAGCTCTCACGTAGCCCATGGCATTCTTGACGCGCTTGACGTCGTCGAGGCTGGTGGTGCGGTGGACGAAGTGCTTGCAGCGGTGCCCGACGCCGCGGAGGTCCTCGGGGGGTGAGGGCGGGGCCTTGAGCGGCGTGGGCGAGTCGGCGAGGAACGCGGCGGTTGCGGCAAAGAGCGCGGCGTCGACGAGGGTGTGCCACACCATGGCAAGCAAGGACCAGAGCTAGATGAGGAGGCCTAGGAGGCCGCGGCCACGGCCAtggtgagggcgagggcgagggcgagggtgaaGGCGAGAGGGAGGGGAGGGCGGAGGGGTTGTCAACGCGGCGGGTATAGGCAAGGAGGAGGGAGGTGAGGGAGGCGCCGTCGCCGAGGGAGTGGTGGGCGCGGAGCAcgccggaggcggcggtggaggaggtggGGAGGTTGAGGATGTGGAGTTCCCACAGGGGGTGGGTCGCGTCCGTGGCGGAGGCGGCGATAGAGAGCGCCGAGACGTAGTCCTCCACCACCTGcttggtggcggtggcggtggaggaggggaGCGGCAAGAAGTCGGGGACGATAAGGTGGAGGGAAAAAGTGGAAAGGAATGAGGAATaggaaagaagaggaaaagaaagaaaaaatggtgtaaattggaggaagaagaaagaaagagaaatggtgtaaattttacCTAAAGTATTCAACTTTGTGCTAAAAAGTGTAAATCTAATCCCAACGGGTGTAATTTCTGTattaaagagtgcaattttcatttaaaacagtaaatttttttaaacaatgttattttttttaacagtgcaatttcatcttcatcttcctttttttataatttttggcctttatttttttcttctttctttttctatatttttttttggtcacaCCTCTTCGCCAACAGTCACAGCATCGGCGTCAACGAAGaagcatcgtcgtcggaggcagcggaggaggaaGGACAAGGAGAGGGCAAGAAGGATAGGGAAGGTCGAGAGAaacgtcgtcgtcggagatagtggaggagggtcggagacgCTTCGACGTCACCGTGTCCTAGTGGAGAAGGAGAGTCGCGGCACGGTCTCACCAAGGTTGGAGGGGCGAGGAAGGGGGGTGCAcgagcgagggcgagggcatgagggtgagaggcgaggcgggccgtttcctcctccgcctctgcctctaCTGCTTtcttcggagagagaaaaaaaaatgaacgagaggaAAAAtagatgagagaaaaaaaaatgaacgagagaaagaaaaaattgagagagaaaaagtaataagggtattttagttagtttactgaaaattcgaaccgaatctacaaaatcgaaaaagacgacccaattttgcaaaaactcaaaatttgtggatttttttatacaaattggctttatttttaaaagaaagggCAAAAAGAAAAGGCATCTTTTTGGTTAAAATGACTACAATGTACTcactaacattcaaaaatttaactattaGAGAGAACATTTTGATCAagaactaaaaattaataatattataaagttGACTTTATTGTTAGTAttgtagttttttaaaaaacttgtaaaatttttaaaatatttttaaaaaaaatagatatagttgtataaattaaaaactattaGTCAAAAaggtataatttaaaaattagttgtctttttttcttaatttttttttaaaaaaaatataacaaaagatGGTTGGGAGCCCGGCCTGGGGCTGGGCCGGGCCTTCTTCTCTGAGAAAACGGGCGGGCACGGCCTGGCCTGGATTTATAATCGGGTCGGACCAGACCGACTCTGGCTCGAATCGGCCGGGTAATGTGGACCGTCCCTGCCGAGCACGGCCCACGTTGCAACCCTATCAGTGTGGGCGACCCTCACCGCGATCACTGCAAAGGAAGATTGAAGGCTGATTGAGTTTGTTTGGTCGGAAgggacggagagagagagagagagatagatagagagagagagagatgaatccTCTGACGCTGGTGAAGCGGACGCAGAAGATCAATTCGAGGGAGGCGGCTTTAGGGATATCGGACGAGGCGTCTTGGCATGCCGAGTACAAGGACTCCGCCTACATCTTCGTCGGCGGCATCCCCTTCGACCTCACCGAAGGCGACCTCCTCGCCGTCTTCGCCCAGTAATGCATGCCGCCCCTCCTCTCTTCCTACTTGCTTTCCTCTTCCTACATAATTTTGCTATTCATCATCCATAACTCACTTTACGTACTTACATTGCTTCTGCTTTATGTGTTTGTTTTACCGGGTTAGATCGCACTCTCTGATAGCATCAAATTTCAGTAGGAGGTCAGCTAATGCTCTTTATCATCATACTgtcattcaaatttcaaacagCCCAGTCCAAATAAgtttaagaagaagaagaagaagaagaagaagaaaaatctgATGAAGTGTGAGTTTAGAACAACCACCCATCTCTACCAATATCTTTTGCAGTATCGGAGAACTTGAACGCCTGCTCCAGTGCTCCCTGTTTTACTTCTGACACTTACCTTGCTGTCGTTTCTGTTTGTAAGTTCGTGTTTCAGACAAGATCTCTTTctggggaaaaaaagaagaggaagaagaagaagaaaagaaagatagaTCTGCTTGTTCCTACAATCAACCAATGCATATGTAACTAATATATCTAGTATGAAGTTTGCACCAAAACCCTGGTTTAATCCGTGTAAGGCCGACAAAATGTTTTCTTTGGGAATTTCAAGTAACTTCCTTTGTACTTTTGAGGAACAAGCATTAGTTGGAGGTGATACAATCCTGGCAAGAAAGAGCCAACAACATGTGGATGGATCTATTTGACGATGGACAAAGTCTACCTTACGGGTTTCAAATGCCAAGCTTGTAACTTATAATGACTAAATTAATGTTTGCATCCACCATTACATTATTTGCATTTGTGTTTGCTTGAAAGGAATGATTAAAGAAATGTGTCTACTTGTTGACTAGTTCTCCTACTTTCTCACATGATAATGTCACTAAtgataatatcaaatttacGTTGTTTTCCATATCTCTGTTCTCCTACTTTCGCTTATGACATTCTGTTATTATCAACTGAAAGCATGTTTGGTGTTGTGGAATTTTCAGATATGGGGAGATCGTTGATGTTAATCTTGTTAGGGATAAGAGTACTGGAAAGTCAAAAGGATTTGCTTTCCTTGCATATGAGGACCAAAGGAGTACAATTCTTGCTGTAGGTGAGCTGCTTTGCATGTACTTTTTGCTGGTTCACTCAATACCCTGTTACTTTTTGTACTAAAATCAATCAACTGTTATATATGATCTGTCCATTTGTTGTAGATAATCTAAATGGGGCTAAAATTCTTGGTCGAATTGTAAGAGTTGATCATGTTAGtaattacaaaaagaaagaggaagaagatgaagagaaagAGCAACAGAGGAGAGAGGCTCGAGGTGTATGTCGTGCGTACCAACGTGGTGATTGCCATCGAGGAGCTTCATGCAAGTTTTCTCATGATGAGCAGGTGTGAAATAAGATAGGCTTATTAATGTTTGGAAGTCTTTTTGTATAATTATTGCATTAGGCACAAAGTGGTCATTGTGTAGTACGTTTTATGAATTGGGTTATCTAGTCAAGTTATTAAAATATGGCAGCGAAACTTTTAGTGTCACCATTTTGATGCCACTTGATCACAAGGTAAAGATGTCATGAAGTCGTAAATTTGATTCCTTAGATATATAAATAtcctaaatcatgtttaatggttTCGATCGTCTATTTAGATTCCCCACCTTCAGAGATGAGATTGAAGTAAAGCCCATTTTACTTCTAGAATTATTCTagctcctctctttctctctcatttatgcatgtatgtatgttttatttatcatatataCATCTctgatgtatgtatgtatgtatttttCTTATCTCAAGATATGTTAACCAGTGCCTACTATTTTTGTGAATTCAGAGATGTGCAAACACAGGTTGGGGACCCAAGGATAATGCAAGATGGGACCATGACATATATGATCTCCCAAAGGGTAACAAAAAGCCCCTTCATAATGCTTTAGAACAGAAGCAGCAGCATAGAGGAGAAAAACAAGATTCACCATCTAGGTCTGCAAATAAAGATGACCGGCCTTTGAGATCAGAGGCAAAATGGGTACGCGAGACAATTGCAGAGAGACCAAGGCATGAAAGAAAATCAAGATATGATGCGGAGCACTCTGAGAGGCGCAAATTAGAGAGAGATCAAGAGGATGATCTTTTGAAACATGGATACGCCAAACGATCAACGTGCGATGGTGATTCTACTTCTCGCTATCACAAAATGGAAGATGATGAGCATCAGAGGAGGAGGACAGAAAGATAAAGCAGATGGAGTAATCAAAGGATGTTGTCTGTGTTTTGAGTCTCTCTATTGCTCCTGGTAAACTCTTAGAAAGACTGAGAAGCTATTGTGAGGTTAAATTTGCTGATCTGGGCTTTACAACCAAATGCATTCTGTAGACTGGGATAAATTCTACAAAGCAAACTAAAAATATTCTGGTAATTTTAGCAATATTTTAATAGCCACTTTATCTCTTTAGTCCTTTCGGCTTCTTTATCCTATTCCAGTCCTAATAGCTCTTTCCATTTGTTATCTACCACTCTCTCAATTAGATGCCATTAAAATGTTATCACAATGTTTTCATATGGATCGAATATCAATCTGCAAAGTAATAAATGTTGAGTTGTCGTTTCTATTTAATTACAGTAAGTTGCCTATTTGGACATCAGAACAAGCTATCCCATGATGGCTTGTTCAATATAAGGATTCTCTTTTGTGATGACAATCCATGAGCTCCCTTTTAGTGCGTTGCAAGGTGCTGGCAGATATGATTTAATTGCATAATACATTCCCTGATCTATTTCTTCACTTTTAATGATTCTCTGGTGATTTACTCTCTGGATTCTCTGGTGATTTACTTCTAATGATTCTCTGGTGATTTACTTCTCTTCTAATGGCTCTCCAGTGATCTATTTCTTCCCTAATGACTGACTCTTCCTTCCCCAATCATTCTCTTAACCCGCATGCTATTGCTGGTTCAATTATTCCATTGCAGCAAATAGACCTACTTGGATGTTGGAACAAATTATCTGGTTATAACTTGTGcgagtatttattttttcttttgtgattaCAACCTATGAATTCAGCTTTTTGCTATTgttaaatatttatacattataATATCAACTTCTCAGGATAGCTTGTTGGACCGAGGAACCAGGTGATTTATCAGAATCTAGAAAAATGGTTTACAGGCCCTCTATGCTGCGTGGTCGTATACATTTCCATGCTACTCATTAACCTCTTTATGTCATTGCCTTTTGAGTACATAAGAGATTTTTGAACATGATACTGATGCTTCCAGTTAGTCCTTCGCAGAAGTGAGGAGTGCTCATCGACTTTCATCTTTGAGCAGATTTCGGTTTTCTCTAAAATGCATGAGCACACAAAAGAGCATGAAATGTTTCTCTTGCGATTTTATCTGATGCACCAGATATTATGATTCGTCGATTCCCTTGGGTAAAGTATAAAGTGAATTTATGAGTTGTTACCAAATTGTTCTGATGTGTATATTCTTTTTCAATGGAAGTATACACACCTCTTCATTAGCGAAGCagatgttatattattttggcCAAACGTGCGTATCTAGTCAAGTTTGTAGTGCTACATGTTTCTTATCTCTGCTCTAGACAAATAAGTGGTCACTACCCCTGTTTGTCATG from Ananas comosus cultivar F153 linkage group 23, ASM154086v1, whole genome shotgun sequence includes these protein-coding regions:
- the LOC109728312 gene encoding O-acyltransferase WSD1-like, which encodes SLHLIVPDFLPLPSSTATATKQVVEDYVSALSIAASATDATHPLWELHILNLPTSSTAASGVLRAHHSLGDGASLTSLLLAYTRRVDNPSALPSLSPSPSPSPSPSPWPWPRPPRPPHLALAPPSPPEDLRGVGHRCKHFVHRTTSLDDVKRVKNAMGYTVNNVLVGVTSTGFYHYLSRKFGGRK
- the LOC109728408 gene encoding zinc finger CCCH domain-containing protein 25-like translates to MNPLTLVKRTQKINSREAALGISDEASWHAEYKDSAYIFVGGIPFDLTEGDLLAVFAQYGEIVDVNLVRDKSTGKSKGFAFLAYEDQRSTILAVDNLNGAKILGRIVRVDHVSNYKKKEEEDEEKEQQRREARGVCRAYQRGDCHRGASCKFSHDEQRCANTGWGPKDNARWDHDIYDLPKGNKKPLHNALEQKQQHRGEKQDSPSRSANKDDRPLRSEAKWVRETIAERPRHERKSRYDAEHSERRKLERDQEDDLLKHGYAKRSTCDGDSTSRYHKMEDDEHQRRRTER